In the Pseudanabaena sp. PCC 7367 genome, one interval contains:
- a CDS encoding metal ABC transporter ATP-binding protein: MELGSNKSIVLAVERLTVQREAYVAVQEVSFTLHQGTDMAIVGPNGAGKSTLIQALMGILPRQSGSIHLLGQPLARTGRLPPSIDQQIAYLPQSFRFDRYMPITVAELVGLGWDKLGWQLPWGRSRQRSLAVRQALSQVGAMHLKQKVLSGLSGGEMKRVLLAYCLVRPRQLLILDEAPAGLDFHSEAEFYQLIHQLKQEQGWTILQVSHDLNMVRRNCDHVLCLNRTLRCQGTPEVALSADSLAAAYGSEFVRYQHSCH, from the coding sequence ATGGAATTGGGATCTAATAAATCAATCGTCTTGGCAGTAGAAAGATTGACAGTTCAACGCGAAGCTTATGTTGCAGTGCAGGAGGTTTCATTCACCTTGCACCAGGGGACAGACATGGCGATCGTAGGGCCAAATGGAGCAGGCAAGAGCACTCTGATTCAAGCCTTGATGGGAATTCTACCCCGGCAGTCTGGAAGCATTCATTTGTTGGGACAACCCCTTGCTCGAACTGGCCGATTACCACCATCGATCGATCAGCAAATTGCCTATTTACCACAAAGCTTTCGATTCGATCGCTATATGCCAATTACCGTAGCCGAATTAGTTGGCCTGGGATGGGATAAGCTCGGTTGGCAACTCCCTTGGGGACGATCGCGGCAACGATCATTAGCAGTGCGTCAAGCCCTTTCGCAGGTGGGAGCAATGCATCTGAAACAGAAGGTACTCAGTGGCTTGTCCGGTGGCGAAATGAAGCGAGTTCTATTGGCCTATTGCCTGGTCAGGCCGCGTCAGTTATTAATTTTGGACGAGGCACCAGCGGGACTAGATTTCCATAGCGAAGCCGAATTCTATCAGCTGATCCACCAACTCAAACAGGAACAGGGTTGGACGATTTTGCAGGTTTCCCATGATTTAAACATGGTGCGGCGGAATTGCGATCATGTTCTTTGCCTCAATCGCACCCTGCGCTGCCAGGGCACACCAGAAGTGGCACTTTCTGCTGATAGTCTGGCTGCCGCCTATGGATCTGAGTTTGTCAGGTATCAGCATTCTTGCCATTAA
- a CDS encoding metal ABC transporter solute-binding protein, Zn/Mn family produces MKKIKILPRQSRCAIAALLLSLVGCTSAPSTSEQSSPVDIGSNAEQLQVVTTILPITQFTKAVAGDRTEVISLIPSNTSPHDYQAKPDDVIKLAQADVLVQNGLEMEAFLDDMVANAENPDLIIIDTSEGIPTIASADIEEEHDEHQEDNKEHNHADEHDEHDEHDQEEHAGHHSHGEHNPHVWLDPKRAIMQVENIRDGLIAIDPAGAEEYEENAAAYIAELQALDAEIATQLAPYAGQTFVAYHDFAPYFADSYGLAAEFLVDTPEENPSPEDVKNVIDVVAESNLKTLLAEPQIGESAFAALAKDLDLQVSIFDPLETGTEAAMEPDYYFTIMRQNAANLEAAFGGGAISWQAPWLFSLYPISIPSLVLVTGVAS; encoded by the coding sequence ATGAAAAAAATTAAAATATTGCCCCGTCAATCCAGGTGCGCGATCGCCGCATTATTGCTTAGTTTAGTCGGTTGCACCTCTGCGCCTTCAACATCAGAACAGTCGAGCCCGGTTGATATTGGCAGTAACGCAGAACAACTACAAGTAGTAACTACGATTTTGCCGATCACCCAGTTTACTAAAGCCGTAGCAGGCGATCGGACTGAGGTGATTAGCCTGATCCCCTCTAATACTAGTCCCCATGATTATCAAGCTAAGCCTGATGATGTAATTAAACTGGCACAGGCAGATGTTTTGGTGCAAAACGGTTTAGAAATGGAAGCTTTTCTAGATGACATGGTGGCCAATGCTGAAAATCCAGATCTAATCATTATTGATACCAGTGAGGGTATCCCCACGATCGCCAGCGCGGATATAGAAGAAGAGCATGATGAACACCAGGAAGACAACAAAGAGCATAATCATGCTGATGAACATGATGAACATGATGAACATGATCAAGAAGAACATGCGGGACACCACTCACATGGAGAACATAATCCCCACGTATGGCTTGATCCCAAACGAGCAATCATGCAGGTGGAGAACATTAGGGACGGTTTGATTGCGATCGATCCGGCCGGTGCCGAGGAATACGAAGAGAATGCAGCGGCCTATATTGCCGAATTGCAGGCTCTAGATGCGGAGATTGCTACTCAGCTAGCCCCCTATGCTGGTCAAACCTTTGTTGCTTATCATGATTTCGCTCCCTATTTTGCCGATAGTTATGGTCTGGCTGCTGAGTTTTTAGTGGATACACCGGAAGAGAATCCTTCGCCGGAAGATGTTAAAAATGTGATTGATGTGGTGGCTGAGTCCAATTTAAAAACATTACTAGCTGAGCCGCAAATAGGTGAAAGTGCTTTTGCTGCCCTAGCCAAGGATTTAGATCTACAGGTGAGCATATTTGACCCACTGGAAACGGGAACAGAAGCAGCCATGGAGCCGGATTATTACTTCACCATCATGCGGCAAAATGCTGCCAATTTAGAAGCAGCCTTTGGCGGTGGAGCTATCTCCTGGCAAGCACCCTGGCTATTTTCATTGTATCCCATCAGTATTCCTTCCTTAGTTTTGGTTACAGGAGTAGCAAGCTAA
- a CDS encoding transposase yields the protein MTKKGHRLFTAEQKAEAVAIVNSPDKPISQVARDLGMECQC from the coding sequence ATGACAAAAAAAGGACATCGGCTATTTACAGCCGAGCAGAAAGCCGAAGCAGTAGCGATCGTAAACAGCCCAGACAAGCCAATCAGCCAGGTGGCAAGGGATCTGGGTATGGAGTGCCAGTGCTGA
- a CDS encoding integrase core domain-containing protein: MSRRANCWANAVAESFLGTLKTELIQHRIFATRAAARTTIAEWIEVFYNRQCIHSTIGFVPPVQFEEEKRIIGSLLNKPLKPTVLFFWEG; the protein is encoded by the coding sequence ATGAGCCGTCGAGCTAATTGCTGGGCTAATGCAGTAGCGGAAAGCTTTTTGGGTACGCTCAAGACAGAGTTGATCCAGCACAGGATTTTCGCAACCAGGGCAGCGGCCAGAACCACCATTGCTGAATGGATTGAGGTGTTTTACAATCGGCAATGCATTCATTCTACGATTGGCTTTGTACCACCAGTACAGTTTGAAGAGGAGAAGAGGATTATTGGCTCTCTCTTGAACAAACCGCTTAAACCAACCGTTCTCTTTTTTTGGGAAGGTTAA